In the genome of Hydractinia symbiolongicarpus strain clone_291-10 chromosome 5, HSymV2.1, whole genome shotgun sequence, one region contains:
- the LOC130644222 gene encoding PACRG-like protein isoform X2 has translation MASSRSSTVLTSTRARSALNTGQKSQKYATKTTPRASTASERSSQNKKPSNRLNPKTVDPFNKKGSKSVFASAYSKDGIPCRLVHGSVKHKIQWTVPLEDLNYDPLLITFAEGLRETIHPYAFVANEGFVQMLMVDDAEERTLPVLSRLITPIKMALMSADGECFLSTMNALVELSNVVTSALNPHLKNLLPQISRRMSSKQTKECILVSLQKIECNGGSECTSIIKSRIPTYSSVL, from the exons ATGGCTTCAAGCCGAAGTAGTACTGTTTTAACCTCAACACGAGCAAGATCTGCATTAAATACAGGACAGAAAAGTCAAAAATATGCAACAAAGACAACACCCCGGGCATCAACTGCTTCGGAACGAAGCTCTCAGAATAAGAAGCCTTCTAATCGGTTGAATCCAAAAACTGTTGACCCT TTTAACAAAAAAGGATCAAAGTCAGTGTTTGCATCTGCATATAGTAAAGATGGGATTCCATGCCG TCTTGTTCATGGTTCAGTGAAGCATAAAATTCAATGGACAGTTCCACTTGAAGATCTAAATTATGACCCCCTCCTTATCACGTTCGCTGAG GGGTTAAGAGAAACAATACATCCATATGCTTTCGTTGCAAACGAAGGATTTGTTCAAATGTTGATGGTTGATGATGCAGAAGAGAGAACACTACCCGTGCTCTCAAGATTGATAACTCCTATAAAAATGGCATTG ATGTCTGCCGATGGCGAGTGCTTTTTGTCGACAATGAATGCGCTTGTGGAGCTTAGCAATGTTGTCACATCCGCGTTAAATCCTCACCTCAAGAACTTGTTACCTCAG ATTTCAAGACGAATGAGTAGTAAACAGACAAAAGAATGCATCTTGGTTAGTTTGCAGAAAATTGAATGCAACGGTGGCTCG GAATGTACAAGCATTATTAAATCAAGAATACCAACCTATTCATCCGTACTGTAA
- the LOC130644222 gene encoding PACRG-like protein isoform X3, which produces MASSRSSTVLTSTRARSALNTGQKSQKYATKTTPRASTASERSSQNKKPSNRLNPKTVDPFNKKGSKSVFASAYSKDGIPCRLVHGSVKHKIQWTVPLEDLNYDPLLITFAEGLRETIHPYAFVANEGFVQMLMVDDAEERTLPVLSRLITPIKMALMSADGECFLSTMNALVELSNVVTSALNPHLKNLLPQISRRMSSKQTKECILVSLQKIECNGGSKTDVLNLQTMYIVFDFI; this is translated from the exons ATGGCTTCAAGCCGAAGTAGTACTGTTTTAACCTCAACACGAGCAAGATCTGCATTAAATACAGGACAGAAAAGTCAAAAATATGCAACAAAGACAACACCCCGGGCATCAACTGCTTCGGAACGAAGCTCTCAGAATAAGAAGCCTTCTAATCGGTTGAATCCAAAAACTGTTGACCCT TTTAACAAAAAAGGATCAAAGTCAGTGTTTGCATCTGCATATAGTAAAGATGGGATTCCATGCCG TCTTGTTCATGGTTCAGTGAAGCATAAAATTCAATGGACAGTTCCACTTGAAGATCTAAATTATGACCCCCTCCTTATCACGTTCGCTGAG GGGTTAAGAGAAACAATACATCCATATGCTTTCGTTGCAAACGAAGGATTTGTTCAAATGTTGATGGTTGATGATGCAGAAGAGAGAACACTACCCGTGCTCTCAAGATTGATAACTCCTATAAAAATGGCATTG ATGTCTGCCGATGGCGAGTGCTTTTTGTCGACAATGAATGCGCTTGTGGAGCTTAGCAATGTTGTCACATCCGCGTTAAATCCTCACCTCAAGAACTTGTTACCTCAG ATTTCAAGACGAATGAGTAGTAAACAGACAAAAGAATGCATCTTGGTTAGTTTGCAGAAAATTGAATGCAACGGTGGCTCG